The following nucleotide sequence is from Wolbachia endosymbiont (group E) of Neria commutata.
AAGGTTGTTGACAGAGCATAATATTCATGCTAATATCACATTATGTTTTTCTCCTGGACAAGCACTGCTCGCCGCTAAGGCCGGTGCTTGTTTTATTTCTCCCTTTGTTGGTCGTCTTGATGATGTAGGTTATGACGGGCTATCTCTGATTAAGGATATACGTACTATATACTCTAATTACAAATTTGATACTAAAATTCTTGTTGCATCAGTAAGAAGTCCAGCGCATGTTGTAGAAGCTGCAAAGCTTGGTGCTGACTCAATTACTGTGCCGGCAAAAATACTAAGACAATTAATCAAACATCCACTTACCGATCAGGGCCTTGCAATATTTAAGAAGGACTGGAATGAGGAATAAGCACCTATAGCACTTTTCAAAGTAAATAATAGGAATATAATATAACATTTG
It contains:
- a CDS encoding transaldolase family protein — protein: MEIFLDSADLNEIRELEGSADGLTTNPSLIAKLIAKSERKGQSKDLVTEICIIMKGRPVSVEVTADQCEEMIKEGLELAKISDNIIVKLPLTRDGLISCKRLLTEHNIHANITLCFSPGQALLAAKAGACFISPFVGRLDDVGYDGLSLIKDIRTIYSNYKFDTKILVASVRSPAHVVEAAKLGADSITVPAKILRQLIKHPLTDQGLAIFKKDWNEE